In 'Nostoc azollae' 0708, the following are encoded in one genomic region:
- a CDS encoding ROK family protein produces MTEDNGSVRTLSVDIGGSGVKAMVLDITGKPLTERGRLETPHPATPEVVIGAIAVLAASQGEYHRVSVGFPGVVRCGVTETAVNLDASWLNFDLATALSEQLNKPVKVINDADMQGLGGIKGKGVELVITLGTGFGSALFVDGKLVPNMEMGHHPFRKGETYEEQLGRAALEKIGDKKWNKRLQKAIASLQRLFNYDFLYIGGGEAVRVNMNLPLNVKLIPNITGLLGGIALWKE; encoded by the coding sequence ATGACGGAAGATAACGGTTCAGTACGTACCCTATCTGTGGATATTGGTGGTAGTGGTGTGAAGGCGATGGTTTTAGATATCACCGGAAAACCGTTAACAGAGAGGGGAAGGTTAGAAACACCCCATCCAGCAACACCTGAAGTAGTCATTGGTGCCATTGCTGTGTTAGCTGCGTCTCAAGGGGAGTATCATCGGGTTTCTGTAGGTTTTCCTGGTGTGGTGCGGTGTGGAGTTACAGAAACAGCAGTGAATTTAGATGCTAGTTGGCTGAATTTCGATTTAGCAACAGCGTTATCTGAACAGTTAAATAAACCTGTAAAAGTAATTAATGATGCAGATATGCAAGGATTAGGGGGAATAAAAGGTAAAGGTGTAGAATTGGTAATTACTCTGGGTACTGGTTTTGGTTCAGCTTTGTTTGTAGATGGAAAGTTGGTTCCCAATATGGAAATGGGACATCATCCGTTCCGTAAAGGGGAAACCTATGAAGAACAACTAGGACGTGCTGCGTTAGAAAAAATTGGGGATAAAAAATGGAATAAGCGGTTACAAAAAGCGATCGCATCTTTGCAACGTCTATTTAACTATGATTTTCTTTACATCGGTGGTGGTGAAGCTGTGCGCGTCAATATGAATTTACCCTTGAACGTC